Proteins from a genomic interval of Sphingopyxis sp. QXT-31:
- the ligD gene encoding DNA ligase D: MARADPLAQYNAKRDFKLTPEPAGKVAKGVGNRFIVQKHDATRLHYDFRLEVDGVLKSWAVTKGPSADPADKRLAVRTEDHPMSYADFEGVIPKGEYGGGSVMLWDCGTWAPIEGKSAKDIEKGHLHFTLDGERMKGEWLLVRMKPRPGEKRENWLLRKVNDAYAGGSDDLVGRQLTSVLTGRTMAEIAGDEGGEQSLKGAKGQAFAKKMQAAAAHNRKVAKAKPKGKPPKFRPLQLATLVDAVPTGNGWFHEIKYDGYRAEIAAAGDEVRVYTRNGLDWTDKFLPLVRHIAALGLPPCLIDGEIVAYGKDGNPDFSSLQAVLKRGHGAQDEGTALHFFAFDLLEESGKSLAKLGNLERKERLEALLRDAQPPVAVADHVIGAGEKLYAAMCGAAQEGIISKRADAPYLGRRSKSWVKVKCTRRQEFVIVGWNPSAAKARPFASLLLAQHEGGTLVYKGNVGTGFDAATMAELAKKFARLERKTAPLEVDAATARKVHWLKPDLVAEIAFAEFTASGSVRHASFLGLRSDKEAKDVTPEKRQPAPAPESDVTISSRDRIIFPEAKATKGDLADYYEAVAPLMLPHAARRPISLVRCPQGRGKKCFFQKHDSGSFGDHVHHVPIREKDGGHEDYLYVDDADGLLACVQMGTIEFHGWGSHVGALEKPDRMVFDLDPDEGLPFADVKKAATDIRRQLADIGLTSFAMLSGGKGVHVVVPLDPGHSWDAHKDFSKRFAEALSMAEPDRFIATMSKAKRKGKIFIDYLRNQRGSTAILPYSARAREGAPVAVPIGWDALAEVDKAGAWTIRDADELLERAAGADLKGWGFVSQRLPDF, encoded by the coding sequence ATGGCGCGCGCCGATCCCCTCGCCCAATATAATGCCAAGCGCGATTTCAAGCTGACCCCCGAGCCCGCGGGCAAGGTCGCGAAGGGAGTCGGCAACCGCTTCATCGTCCAGAAGCACGACGCGACGCGGCTCCACTATGATTTCCGGCTCGAGGTCGACGGGGTGCTCAAGAGCTGGGCGGTGACCAAGGGTCCGAGCGCCGACCCCGCCGACAAGCGCCTCGCGGTGCGCACCGAAGACCATCCGATGAGCTACGCCGATTTCGAAGGCGTGATCCCCAAGGGCGAATATGGCGGCGGCAGCGTAATGCTGTGGGACTGCGGCACATGGGCCCCGATCGAGGGCAAGAGCGCGAAGGACATCGAAAAGGGCCACCTCCACTTCACCTTGGACGGCGAACGCATGAAGGGCGAATGGCTGCTCGTCCGTATGAAGCCGCGCCCCGGCGAGAAGCGCGAGAACTGGCTGCTGCGCAAGGTGAACGACGCTTATGCGGGCGGCAGCGACGATCTCGTCGGGCGCCAGCTCACCAGCGTCCTCACCGGCCGCACCATGGCCGAGATCGCGGGCGACGAGGGCGGCGAACAGTCGCTGAAGGGTGCCAAGGGCCAAGCCTTCGCCAAAAAGATGCAGGCCGCCGCCGCGCACAACCGCAAGGTCGCGAAGGCCAAACCCAAAGGCAAACCCCCGAAGTTCCGCCCGCTCCAGCTCGCAACGCTCGTTGACGCCGTACCCACCGGCAACGGCTGGTTCCACGAGATCAAGTACGACGGCTATCGCGCCGAAATCGCCGCAGCGGGCGACGAGGTGCGCGTCTACACGAGGAACGGCCTCGACTGGACCGACAAATTCTTGCCCCTCGTCCGCCATATCGCCGCACTGGGCCTGCCGCCCTGCCTGATCGACGGCGAGATCGTCGCCTATGGCAAGGACGGCAATCCCGACTTCTCCTCGCTGCAAGCCGTGCTCAAGCGCGGCCACGGCGCGCAGGACGAGGGCACCGCCCTCCACTTCTTCGCCTTCGACCTCCTCGAAGAAAGCGGCAAGAGCCTTGCCAAACTCGGCAATCTCGAGCGCAAGGAACGCCTCGAAGCGCTGCTCCGCGACGCTCAGCCCCCCGTCGCGGTCGCCGACCATGTCATCGGCGCGGGCGAGAAACTCTACGCCGCGATGTGCGGCGCCGCGCAGGAGGGCATCATCTCGAAACGCGCTGACGCGCCTTACCTTGGCCGCCGCAGCAAGAGCTGGGTCAAGGTCAAATGCACCCGCCGTCAGGAGTTTGTGATCGTCGGCTGGAACCCCTCCGCAGCGAAGGCGCGCCCTTTCGCCTCGCTCCTCCTCGCCCAGCATGAGGGCGGCACCCTCGTCTACAAAGGCAATGTCGGCACCGGCTTCGACGCCGCGACCATGGCCGAGCTCGCGAAAAAATTCGCACGGCTCGAACGCAAGACCGCGCCGTTGGAGGTCGACGCCGCGACCGCGCGCAAGGTCCATTGGCTCAAACCCGATCTCGTCGCCGAAATCGCCTTCGCCGAATTCACCGCGAGCGGATCGGTGCGCCACGCGAGTTTCCTCGGCTTGCGCAGCGACAAGGAGGCCAAGGACGTGACCCCCGAAAAGCGGCAACCCGCCCCCGCACCCGAAAGCGACGTGACGATCAGCAGCCGCGACCGCATCATCTTCCCCGAAGCCAAGGCGACCAAGGGCGACCTCGCCGATTATTATGAAGCCGTCGCCCCGCTGATGCTCCCCCACGCCGCGCGCCGCCCGATCAGCCTCGTCCGCTGCCCGCAGGGCCGCGGCAAGAAATGCTTCTTCCAGAAGCACGACAGCGGCTCGTTCGGCGACCATGTTCACCATGTCCCGATCCGCGAGAAGGACGGCGGGCACGAGGATTATCTCTATGTCGACGACGCCGACGGCCTGCTCGCCTGCGTCCAGATGGGGACGATCGAATTCCACGGCTGGGGCAGCCACGTCGGCGCGCTTGAAAAGCCCGACCGCATGGTCTTCGACCTCGATCCCGACGAGGGCCTCCCCTTTGCCGACGTGAAGAAGGCCGCGACCGACATCCGCCGCCAGCTCGCCGACATCGGCCTCACCAGCTTCGCGATGCTATCGGGCGGCAAGGGCGTGCATGTCGTCGTCCCGCTCGATCCGGGACACAGCTGGGACGCGCACAAGGATTTCTCGAAGCGTTTCGCCGAGGCGCTCAGCATGGCCGAACCCGACCGCTTCATCGCGACGATGAGCAAGGCCAAGCGCAAGGGCAAGATCTTCATCGATTATCTGCGCAACCAGCGCGGCAGCACCGCGATCCTCCCCTATTCGGCCCGCGCCCGCGAAGGCGCGCCCGTCGCGGTCCCGATCGGCTGGGACGCCCTCGCCGAGGTCGACAAGGCGGGGGCGTGGACGATCAGGGACGCGGACGAACTGCTCGAGCGCGCCGCGGGAGCGGACCTAAAAGGCTGGGGCTTCGTCAGCCAGAGACTTCCCGATTTCTGA
- a CDS encoding pseudouridine synthase, translating into MARLILFNKPWGVLSQFTDRGTPAGSGGARATLSDYIDVPGVYPAGRLDRDSEGLLILTDDGALQARISSPRHKTPKTYLAQVEGEPDEAALEALRRGVTLNDGPTRPAAVRRIDPPTLWERDPPVRTRKSVPDNWLELTITEGRNRQVRRMTAAVGFPTLRLVRWRIGRWEIGDLGLGAWRDA; encoded by the coding sequence TTGGCCCGCTTGATCCTGTTCAACAAGCCTTGGGGCGTGCTGTCGCAATTCACCGACCGCGGCACGCCCGCGGGTAGCGGCGGCGCGCGCGCGACGCTATCCGACTATATCGACGTGCCCGGCGTCTACCCCGCCGGCCGGCTGGACCGCGACAGCGAAGGGCTACTGATCCTGACCGACGACGGCGCGTTGCAGGCGCGCATTTCGTCGCCCAGGCACAAGACGCCCAAGACCTATCTCGCGCAGGTCGAGGGCGAACCCGATGAAGCCGCGCTCGAAGCGCTGCGCCGCGGCGTCACCCTGAACGACGGCCCAACCCGCCCCGCGGCGGTCCGCCGTATCGACCCGCCAACACTCTGGGAGCGCGACCCCCCGGTGCGCACCCGCAAGAGCGTCCCCGACAACTGGCTCGAACTCACCATCACCGAAGGCCGCAACCGCCAGGTCCGCCGCATGACCGCCGCGGTCGGGTTTCCGACGCTGCGGCTGGTGCGCTGGCGCATAGGGCGGTGGGAGATCGGCGATTTGGGGCTGGGGGCGTGGCGCGACGCCTAA